DNA sequence from the Cronobacter turicensis z3032 genome:
CGTCCACGCTATAGACCTGGTCAAACCCCTGGTGGAGAAGATACTGCGCCGCGCCTTTGCTGCTGTTGCCGTGATAGCACATCACCAGCACCGGCACATCGAAATCGGTCTGCTGCATAAAAGCGGGCAGCGTGGCGTTGGTTAAATGAAACGCGCCGGGCGCGTGGCCCATCGCATAGCTTTGCGGATCGCGAATATCCACCAGCACGGCGCCGCCCTGTTGCAGTTTCTGGTGCGCTTCTTCGACATTAATACATTCAAACTGATCCATAGTGCTCTCTTTCATCTTTAAAGGGGCGTAAGGCTGGCCAACGACGCACGATGCGTTATGCCGATAATAACGTAAGTGTAAGGCTTCCTCCGTCTGTAACGCCATAATGTTATTCACATCACACTGAAATGTTTTTTTGTTGTTATCAAAAGCGCGTTTGTTTGCTATTATGAGCGATAACGAACATTTATGAGCTTTAACGAAAGTGCGTGAGGGCAGCAGCATGGAAACCAAAGATCTGATTGTGATAGGTGGGGGCATCAACGGTGCCGGTATCGCGGCAGACGCCGCAGGGCGTGGACTCTCTGTGCTGATGCTGGAAGCGCAGGATCTGGCATGTGCCACCTCTTCCGCCAGCTCCAAATTGATCCACGGCGGCCTGCGCTACCTGGAACATTACGAGTTCCGTCTGGTGAGCGAAGCGCTGGCGGAGCGCGAAGTGCTGCTGAAAATGGCGCCGCATATCGCCTTCCCGATGCGCTTTCGTCTGCCGCACCGCCCTCATCTGCGTCCGGCGTGGATGATCCGCACCGGCCTGTTTATGTACGATCACCTCGGCAAACGCACCAGCCTGCCGGGCTCTACCGGTTTGCGTTTTGGCGCGGATTCCGTCCTGAAACCGGAAATCGTGCGCGGTTTCGAATATTCCGACTGTTGGGTCGATGACGCCCGTCTGGTGCTGGCGAACGCTCAGATGGTCGTGAAAAAAGGCGGCGAAGTGCTGACCCGCACCCGCGCGACCTCCGCGCGCCGCGAAAACGGCATGTGGATTGTGGAAGCGGAAGATATCGATACCGGCAAAACCTACACCTGGCAGGCGCGCGGCTTAGTAAACGCCACCGGTCCGTGGGTGAAAAACTTCTTCGACGACGGCCTGAAACTGAAGTCGCCTTACGGCATCCGCCTGATCAAAGGCAGCCATATCGTGGTGCCGCGCGTGCACACTCAGAAACAGGCTTACATCCTGCAGAACGAAGATAAACGCATCGTGTTTGTTATTCCGTGGATGGAAGAGTTTTCGATAATCGGCACTACCGATGTCGAATACAAAGGCGATCCGAAAGAAGTGGCGATCGATGAGTCAGAAATCGGTTATCTGCTGAAAGTGTATAACGCGCACTTCAAAAAACAGCTGACCCGCGAAGATGTGGTCTGGACTTACTCTGGCGTGCGCCCGCTGTGCGATGACGAATCCGATTCTCCGCAAGCCATCACCCGTGATTACACGCTCGAT
Encoded proteins:
- the glpE gene encoding Thiosulfate sulfurtransferase glpE; protein product: MDQFECINVEEAHQKLQQGGAVLVDIRDPQSYAMGHAPGAFHLTNATLPAFMQQTDFDVPVLVMCYHGNSSKGAAQYLLHQGFDQVYSVDGGFDAWHRHFPAEVAHAES
- the glpD gene encoding Aerobic glycerol-3-phosphate dehydrogenase, with the translated sequence MAADAAGRGLSVLMLEAQDLACATSSASSKLIHGGLRYLEHYEFRLVSEALAEREVLLKMAPHIAFPMRFRLPHRPHLRPAWMIRTGLFMYDHLGKRTSLPGSTGLRFGADSVLKPEIVRGFEYSDCWVDDARLVLANAQMVVKKGGEVLTRTRATSARRENGMWIVEAEDIDTGKTYTWQARGLVNATGPWVKNFFDDGLKLKSPYGIRLIKGSHIVVPRVHTQKQAYILQNEDKRIVFVIPWMEEFSIIGTTDVEYKGDPKEVAIDESEIGYLLKVYNAHFKKQLTREDVVWTYSGVRPLCDDESDSPQAITRDYTLDIHDENGQAPLLSVFGGKLTTYRKLAEHAMEKLSSYYSNIGQAWTRNAVLPGGAFQGERDDYAAQLRRRYPFISEALARHYARTYGSNSELILGDAADLNALGEHFGHEFYEAELRYLVEHEWVRRLDDAIWRRTKLGMWLNAEEQSRVAQWLTENVGKKANVTLSLAS